In Trifolium pratense cultivar HEN17-A07 linkage group LG7, ARS_RC_1.1, whole genome shotgun sequence, a genomic segment contains:
- the LOC123895910 gene encoding putative FBD-associated F-box protein At5g50270, translating to MARRKSGHGGGTNIDRLSTLPDSVLCHIQSFLPTITSVATMSLVSRRWRHLWKYLQVFHFDDSDFGDWKNKFPLFVNAVLALRKSRGIRKFHLNLYNYGCLGYDHCIDMWLHATVGPHLQELSLTTSEDPCVTLPPSLLMNCANLVSLSLVGEIYMVDKHSTIHFPSLKKLVLTSNVVDSEIPFLSGCPKLEILDTYFNDGKLMAKVFSQPSSSSKSLKSTNYNFTWTCLEIHDHFLTFGIISYFQSMVEAFLHVFPPCESEFIDPILKLLRDDLIEIYLLSRHSTSKCPLQAPVLNYPEFRDLHHLKFILPCFNSNLLLNVVEKCHVLKVLIIQSNKEEPSPSRTWEPHSLTIPKCLESHLIYIHIEGYQGFEDELTFAEYILRNGLVLETMLIFVDISMDITNKYRSIKRLTNISKGSVKCQLKFDPDGSH from the exons ATGGCACGACGGAAATCAGGTCATGGCGGAGGCACTAACATCGACAGGTTGAGCACACTACCGGACTCAGTGTTGTGCCATATACAGTCATTTCTCCCAACGATAACTTCCGTTGCGACTATGAGTCTTGTGTCTCGCAGATGGCGCCACCTCTGGAAGTATCTACAGGTCTTCCATTTCGACGACTCCGACTTTGGCGACTGGAAAAACAAGTTTCCATTATTCGTGAACGCTGTGCTCGCCCTCCGCAAATCCCGTGGCATTCGAAAATTCCATCTCAATCTCTACAACTATGGTTGTCTGGGTTATGATCACTGTATCGATATGTGGCTCCATGCCACCGTTGGGCCACACCTTCAAGAACTTTCTCTCACGACGAGTGAGGACCCATGTGTAACCCTCCCTCCTTCTCTTCTCATGAATTGCGCCAACCTCGTTTCCCTCAG TCTGGTTGGTGAAATCTATATGGTTGATAAACATTCGACAATTCATTTTCCATCACTGAAGAAGTTGGTTCTCACTTCAAATGTTGTGGATTCAGAAATTCCCTTTCTCTCTGGCTGCCCCAAGCTGGAAATTCTGGATACTTACTTTAATGATGGAAAACTTATGGCCAAAGTTTTCTCTCAACCTTCCTCCAGCTCCAAGAGTTTGAAATCCACCAATTACAACTTCACTTGGACTTGCCTTGAGATACATGACCATTTCTTGACCTTTGGCATCATTAGCTACTTTCAAAGTATGGTGGAAGCATTTCTTCATGTCTTTCCCCCATGTGAAAGTGAATTTATCGATCCTATTCTCAAATTACTCCGAGATGATTTGATTGAAATATATCTACTTTCGCGTCATTCGACATCGAAG TGCCCACTTCAAGCCCCTGTTCTAAATTATCCAGAGTTTCGCGACTTACATCATCTGAAGTTCATtcttccctgtttcaactcgaATCTTCTGCTCAATGTGGTTGAGAAATGCCATGTGCTTAAAGTTCTCATCATTCAGAGCAACAAG GAGGAACCATCACCTTCAAGAACGTGGGAGCCACACTCATTAACAATTCCTAAATGTCTCGAATCCCACCTGATCTATATTCACATAGAAGGATATCAAGGATTTGAAGATGAGCTTACATTTGCTGAATATATTTTGCGTAACGGGCTTGTTTTAGAGACAATGcttatttttgttgacatttCAATGGACATAACGAACAAGTACCGTTCTATCAAAAGATTAACAAATATATCAAAGGGATCAGTCAAGTGTCAACTTAAATTTGACCCAGATGGGTCTCATTAA
- the LOC123895653 gene encoding uncharacterized protein LOC123895653: MGSSSSNSDPMTCYSHTHRIVLLIDLDPLILLNNNNNSYIKKILSIAKTLLSFPPLSSSLFAFKFFFSSLPPHISFSKLHPFLPKHSFSFDHPSSTFILLSQILSSFPHFSLPHNPKASHFLDSVTQLLHDYPWEEDPRSEFDSHTSLLVPSNLILFLTPLFNSFKSLAHFFESNEDTLRIQSSFCDRFLGFFSNVSRRFGSKGVRCSWIGVNNSNNDDDDDDEVGEIRSLFEIGTRKLGWGFCFLDSILLGSALVPFGLIYPKIGVSLFSVHCCSKEVKVQLTLSILDVNGSPIEYNCCDLEVLDFSVFGRGDDVKCGRKEKLWNVCSDGMVKLKVTVVRKCDVFRNLKGCLSDSVLVREVLGESKKGGDSYEFFADRVLELLATEFGCQGRRKSVPVWEILLSYLYKEDCWALVSVDNSKGGGSCVGILRPFTVSSALLSVLEDSPLATDFGATNVDSSTRTSIGESDHKFDKSRDLLDSQFKGAVGIKGKQKKKMMDLNTLRNLTWSSFCDLIYNQIEMDLHEVYYAMECNKSKKLKFLKCWMKQVKKSSCCDLNLSENSKPNQIIAEGTDNKLNELPQNGEQPTPPVADSAGINAEAATVQDDVVPGCRSETSEAFFSNLSNRIQQGIESDFIELGALAERLVNSSIYWLCRKVDSERIPRIHSPMNDNSGCGGVVCSELIKLLLKEPKEKAVKHKSRNSSSQKSDAGTNTIITEHVVREYELQILFRMEILQSEVGRGIEDSSKQKFVKQICLLLENIQCHMEGGFFGDWNLENYVAKIIQSRYSHTLEDIVHKIYNKMDLLLFANEDEAPDCLFNSEDSSKSLNLKAYGDEMGENDVCNGPFSAENEVFHLQKIVKGKFQRNVDGGHDKKLTEAVERRERAHRFSYIKSRMPALRVWNPKQKGMKSKTDHLWKIPKRKDRSRASYDTVCETPMTGKKWSSPQSIGSDDDSFMAGGNQVCGSVAKALFQV, encoded by the exons atgggttcttcttcttcaaactcAGATCCAATGACATGTTACTCTCACACTCACCGTATCGTCCTCCTCATAGATCTCGACCCACTCATTcttctcaacaacaacaacaattctTATATCAAAAAAATTCTCTCCATTGCCAAAACCCTATTATCTTTCCCTCCACTTTCTTCCTCTCTTTTCGCTTTCAaattcttcttctcttctctccCACCTCACATCTCCTTCTCCAAACTCCACCCTTTCCTCCCCAAACACTCTTTCTCATTCGATCACCCTTCTTCTACTTTCATTCTCCTTTCTCAAATTCTCTCTTCTTTCCCTCATTTCTCTCTCCCACATAACCCCAAAGCCTCTCACTTTCTCGATTCCGTAACTCAGCTTCTCCACGATTATCCTTGGGAGGAGGACCCTCGTTCTGAATTTGACTCCCACACTTCGCTTCTAGTTCCGTCTAATTTAATTCTCTTTTTAACTCCTTTGTTTAATTCATTCAAATCCCTCGCCcatttttttgaatcaaacgAGGATACGTTGCGAATTCAGAGTTCTTTCTGCGACaggtttttagggttttttagTAATGTGAGTCGCCGGTTTGGCTCTAAGGGTGTTCGTTGTAGTTGGATTGGTGTTAATAATAgcaataatgatgatgatgatgatgatgaggttGGAGAGATACGTAGCTTGTTTGAGATTGGGACTAGGAAATTGGGTtggggtttttgttttttggattCAATTTTGCTTGGTTCTGCTCTTGTTCCTTTTGGTTTGATATATCCCAAAATTGGGGTTTCCTTGTTTTCTGTTCATTGTTGTTCTAAGGAAGTTAAGGTTCAGTTGACTCTTAGTATCCTGGATGTTAATGGGAGTCCCATTGAATACAACTGTTGTGATCTTGAAGTTTTGGATTTTAGCGTTTTCGGTAGAGGGGATGATGTGAAATGTGGAAGGAAAGAGAAGTTGTGGAATGTGTGTTCAGATGGGATGGTAAAATTGAAAGTTACAGTTGTGCGGAAATGTGATGTGTTTCGTAACTTGAAGGGTTGTCTCTCTGATTCGGTTCTGGTGCGTGAGGTTTTAGGGGAATCTAAGAAGGGAGGAGATTCATATGAGTTTTTTGCTGATAGAGTTCTTGAATTGCTCGCCACTGAATTTGGCTGCCAGGGACGGCGAAAATCTGTTCCCGTCTGGGAGATCTTGTTGAGTTATCTTTATAAAGAAGATTGCTGGGCTTTGGTGTCGGTTGACAATAGCAAAGGCGGTGGTTCTTGTGTTGGTATTCTTAGGCCTTTTACTGTTTCGTCAGCTCTTTTATCTGTCTTGGAGGATTCACCATTGGCTACTGATTTTGGTGCAACAAATGTAGATTCTTCTACTAGGACAAGTATTGGCGAATCAGATCACAAATTTGACAAGAGCCGGGATCTGTTGGATTCTCAGTTCAAGGGTGCTGTGGGAATTAAGGGTAAGCAGAAAAAGAAGATGATGGATTTAAATACACTTCGAAACCTCACGTGGAGCTCTTTTTGTGATTTGATATATAATCAAATTGAGATGGATCTGCATGAGGTTTATTATGCAATGGAATGTAACAAGTCAAAGAAGTTGAAGTTTTTGAAATGCTGGATGAAACAGGTGAAGAAATCTAGCTGCTGCGACCTAAATTTATCAGAAAATTCTAAGCCAAATCAGATAATTGCAGAAGGGACCGACAATAAATTGAATGAGTTACCTCAAAATGGTGAACAGCCAACCCCACCAGTGGCTGACTCAGCTGGAATTAACGCCGAGGCTGCCACGGTACAGGATGATGTTGTGCCTGGTTGTAGGTCAGAAACATCTGAAGCATTTTTTAGTAATCTTTCCAACAGGATCCAACAGGGAATTGAATCTGATTTCATAGAGCTCGGAGCTTTGGCTGAGCGACTTGTGAATTCATCTATATATTGGCTATGTCGGAAGGTTGATAGCGAAAGAATACCTCGGATTCATTCTCCTATGAATGATAATAGTGGTTGTGGTGGTGTGGTTTGCTCTGAACTAATAAAACTACTGTTGAAAGAGCCCAAGGAGAAAGCTGTGAAGCATAAAAGCAGAAATTCATCCTCTCAGAAATCTGATGCAGGAACAAATACAATAATCACAGAACATGTGGTTAGAGA ATATGAACTGCAGATTTTATTTCGAATGGAAATTTTACAATCAGAGGTTGGACGCGGAATCGAAGATTCCAGTAAACAGAagtttgtcaaacaaatatGCCTACTCTTAGAGAACATTCAGTGCCACATGGAAGGGGGGTTTTTTGGTGATTGGAACCTTGAAAATTATGTGGCAAAGATCATACAAAGCAG GTATTCTCACACCCTAGAAGACATTGTTCATAAAATCTACAACAAAATGGACCTGCTCCTGTTTGCAAATGAGGATGAAGCCCCGGATTGTTTATTTAACAGTGAGGACAGCAGCAAATCCTTGAATCTAAAAGCATATGGAGATGAGATGGGTGAAAATGATGTCTGTAATGGACCTTTTTCGGCAGAAAATGAGGTTTTTCATTTGCAGAAGATTGTCAAAGGAAAATTCCAAAGGAATGTAGATGGGGGTCATGATAAAAAGCTAACTGAAGCTGTGGAGAGGAGAGAGAGGGCACATAGATTTTCATACATAAAAAGTCGGATGCCTGCTTTGCGAGTTTGGAATCCAAAACAGAAGGGTATGAAATCCAAGACAGATCACCTTTGGAAGATTCCAAAAAGGAAAGACCGATCAAGGGCATCTTATGACACTGTATGTGAGACACCAATGACAGGGAAAAAGTGGTCAAGCCCGCAGTCAATAGGTTCAGATGACGACAGTTTCATGGCTGGTGGGAATCAAGTATGTGGTTCAGTTGCTAAGGCTTTGTTTCAGGTATGA
- the LOC123895659 gene encoding protein transport protein Sec61 subunit alpha-like encodes MGGGFRVLHLVRPFLSFLPEVQTADRKVPFREKVIYTVISLFIFLVCSQLPLYGIHSTTGADPFYWMRVILASNRGTVMELGITPIVTSGLVMQLLAGSKIIEVDNNVREDRALLNGAQKLLGILIAVGEAVAYVLSGMYGSVGQLGVGNAILIILQLFFAGIIVICLDELLQKGYGLGSGISLFIATNICENIIWKAFSPTTINSGRGAEFEGAVIALFHLLITRTDKVRALREAFYRQNLPNVTNLLATVLIFLIVIYFQGFRVVLPVRSKNARGQQGSYPIKLFYTSNMPIILQSALVSNLYFISQLLHRKYSGNFIVNLLGKWKESEYGGGHSIPVGGIAYYITAPSSLADMAANPFHALFYLVFMLSACALFSKTWIEVSGSSARDVAKQLKEQQMVMPGHRESNLQKELNRYIPTAAAFGGMCIGALTVLADFMGAIGSGTGILLAVTIIYQYFETFEKERASELGFFGF; translated from the exons ATGGGAGGTGGATTTAGAGTGCTTCACTTAGTTAGACCTTTTCTATCATTCCTTCCTGAAGTTCAGACTGCTGACAGGAAAGTGCCATTTAGAGAGAAGGTCATCTATACTGTGATCTCTCTGttcatttttttggtttgtaGTCAGCTCCCTCTGTATGGAATACACTCAACAACAGGTGCAGATCCATTCTATTGGATGCGTGTCATCCTAGCTTCAAACCGAGGAACTGTTATGGAGCTTGGAATCACCCCCATCGTGACTTCTGGACTGGTAATGCAACTTTTGGCTGGGTCAAAGATCATTGAAGTGGACAACAATGTACGGGAGGATCGTGCTCTCTT AAATGGTGCACAAAAGCTACTTGGCATCTTGATAGCTGTTGGAGAGGCTGTTGCCTATGTTCTTTCCGGGATGTATGGTAGTGTGGGCCAACTTGGAGTGGGAAATGCCATCCTTATCATCCTCCAGCTCTTTTTTGCGGGTATCATTGTCATCTGTTTAGATGAGCTCCTTCAAAAAGGTTATGGTTTGGGATCTGGAATTTCTCTATTCATTGCCACTAACATCTG TGAAAACATTATATGGAAAGCTTTTAGTCCTACAACCATTAATAGTGGTCGGGGAGCTGAGTTTGAGGGTGCTGTTATCGCTCTATTCCATTTGTTGATAACTAGAACGGACAAGGTCCGTGCCCTTCGGGAGGCATTTTACCGGCAGAATCTTCCCAATGTCACAAATCTACTGGCTACTGTCTTGATCTTCCTAATTGTGATATACTTCCAAGGTTTCCGTGTGGTTTTGCCTGTACGGTCAAAGAATGCTCGTGGACAACAGGGTTCATATCCAATCAAACTGTTCTACACCTCCAACATGCCCATTATTCTTCAGTCTGCCCTTGTTTCCAATCTCTACTTCATTTCCCAG CTGCTACACAGAAAGTACAGTGGAAACTTCATTGTGAATCTGTTGGGCAAATGGAAGGAATCTGAATATGGAGGTGGTCACTCTATTCCCGTTGGCGGCATTGCTTACTACATTACTGCACCGTCCAG CTTAGCTGATATGGCAGCCAATCCTTTCCATGCATTGTTCTACCTTGTGTTTATGTTGTCCGCCTGTGCATTGTTCTCTAAAACTTGGATTGAAGTCTCTGGTTCATCTGCTAGAGATGTTGCCAAGCAGTTGAAG GAACAACAAATGGTAATGCCAGGCCATCGGGAATCAAACTTGCAGAAAGAGCTGAACCGATACATTCCCACTGCTGCAGCATTCGGAGGAATGTGTATTGGTGCCTTGACAGTATTGGCAGATTTCATGGGGGCAATTGGTTCTGGGACCGGAATATTACTTGCAGTAACAATCATCTATCAGTACTTTGAGACATTTGAGAAGGAGAGAGCCAGCGAACTTGGTTTCTTTGGTTTCTAA